AAAAGAAGGCAGCAAGCACACAGCAGAAAAAAGTAGAGATTGTAGGAGGTGTAGTAGATGCGAGGTCCGGAGAATCGGTGGTAGGAGCAACTGTACGGGTAAAAGACGTGAACAGCGGAGTGATTACCGATATGGACGGAAAGTTTACGATTAAGGCCACTCCCGGAGATGTGCTGGTCATTTCATATATCGGATATGAAACCAAGGAAGTGAAAGTGGTCAACGGCAAGGTACTTCTTGTAGAACTTGTGGAAGATGCAAAGCAGTTGGAAGAAGTGGTGGTCACTGCTTATGGCAGCGGACAAAAAAAGGCTAGTATGGTAGGTTCCGTACAGGCAATCCGCCCGGCGGAACTGCAGGTTCCTTCGGCTTCTCTTTCCAATTCTTTTGCCGGACGATTGGCTGGTGTTATTGCTGTTCAGCGTACCGGACAACCGGGAGCGGATGGATCGGATTTTTATATTCGCGGTATTTCTACAATGAACGGAGCAACCAATCCGCTGATTATATTGGACGGAGTGGAAATATCCTCCGGTGATTTGGATAATCTTGACCCGGAAATCATTGATGGCTTCTCTATTTTGAAAGACGCTACTGCTACGGCAATGTACGGTACCCGTGGGGCTAATGGCGTTATGATTATTACCACTAAATCCGGTCGTAATATTGATAAGCCGATTATCAATTTCCGTGTGGAAGGACAGATCACAAGTCCGACAAGTAAGCCGAAGTTTGTCGACGGAGCCACTTACATGGATTTGTTCAATGAATCTTTGTTGAACGGCGGCTCTACCGAATCTCCCTATTCGGCAGAAGAAATTGCCGGAACGCGTGCTGGATTAAATCCGTATGCTTATCCGAATGTCAACTGGTATGACGAGCTTTTTAAGGATCAGGCATTTAACCAGAATTTCAATGTTAATATCCGGGGAGGCGGCAAACGAGTGGATTATTTCTCAAGTGTCACGGTCAATCACGAGACAGGTATGATTAAGAATCGTTCCAAAGACTTTTTCTCCTATAATAATAACATTAATGTGATGCGTTATTCATTTCAGAATAACATTAATGCATATTTGGGTAAGGATTCACGTCTTTCTTTGCGCTTGAATGTGCAGCTGAGAAAAACGAAGCAACCCAACATCAGTATGAACGATCTGTTTGCGGGAGCTATCAATACAAGTCCGGTGGAAGCTCCGATCTATTTCCCTGACGACGGTGTTACTACACATATCAAGTGGGGTGTGAATGACCGCTTGAAACCGGGACAGCAACAGAATCCGGTGGCACAGCTTGCATCCGGCTATCAGGATAATTTCCGGAGCACGGTAGTGGCGGCATTGGAGTTTGAGCAGAAACTGAATTTTATTACCGAGGGACTTAGATTTAAGGCATTGGCCTCTTTCAAGAACTGGTCAAGTACTACTAACAGTGCTTCCGCAGGTTGGAACAAATACCATTTACAGGATTTCTCGGTAGATGATAATGGAGTGTATTCTTTTGTCACCAGACTTCAGAATGAAAGCGGTGGAGAAGTATCTACGGACTTGAAACCGGGTGTTGCCAACTCGGGCGACCGCCGATTCTATTTCCAGGCTATCATGGACTACAACCGTACATTTGGAAAGCATGATGTGAATGCCATGTTTATCTATAATCAGGATGAACTGGTGACTCAATTATTCAGTGGCGACTTGATTGCTGCACTTCCCAAACGTAAACAAGGTGTTGCTGCCCGTCTTTCGTATGCTTACGACGGGAAATATCTGGCGGAAGTGAATATGGGTTACAATGGTTCCGAGAATTTTGCCAAAGGACACCGTTGGGGATTCTTCCCTTCTATTGCAGTGGGATATAACATCAGTGAGGAAGCGTTCTTTGAACCTTTGAAGAATGTTTTCTCTAACATGAAGATTCGTGCTTCGTGGGGGCTTGTTGGTAATGACAATATTGGTGGGGCACGTTTTGTGTATATGCCGACAATCAACCTGACAGGTACCGGATATACTACCGGGCTGGATGGTGATATAACTTATAAAGGTCCTGTATATTCCCGTTATGGTAATCCGGAGGTTACTTGGGAAGTGGGTAAGAAAGTCAATGTAGGTTTGGATTTGCAGTTGTTTAACTCATTGAACCTGACAATGGACTATTTCCACGAAACCCGTACTGATATATTTCAGGAGAGAGGTACGATTCCTCAATATCTGGGAACAGCAGGAACAAAGGTGTTCGGAAACTTGGCAGCCATGAAGAATCAAGGCTTCGACTTTGCGGCAGATTTCAATAAGAAAATAGGTAAGGACTGGTTTATCAGTTTCAAAGGGACATTTACGTATGCTCATAATGAGATTACAAAATACGATGAATCTCCGAAATATGCTTTCCAGTCAAAAGTAGGGCAGAGTGCAAATATTCCTAGTATTATGATTTCCGACGGTCTTTTCAAAGATCCGGATGATGTGAAAAACTCTAACCAGCAGATCGGAGGAAATCTTAGTGCCGGTGATATCAAGTATGTGAATATCTCCAAACTTTATGGTTATGATGATGATATCGTGGATATTTCTGACTGGGTATGGGCGAAGAATCCTACCGTTCCGGAGATTGTATATGGTTTCGGCCCTTCTATACGCTGGAAGAATCTTGATTTCTCTTTCTTCTTCCAGGGAGTTGCAAAGGTTTCATTGGTTATGAGTGATTTTCATCCGTTCGGAGACAACAGTTTGCGTAATGTCCTGACTTGGATTGCTGACGATCGCTGGTCTCCCGACAATCAGAATATCAACGCCACTTATCCTCGTCTGACCAGGGACACGAGTGTAAACAACACTCAACGCTCTGACTATTGGCTGCGCAACGCTGCATTTATCAAGTTGAAGAACGCAGAAATAGGTTATACATACAAGAATATGCGTTTCTATGTCAGTGGCATGAACCTGGCGACTTTCTCGCCATTCAAGCACTGGGACCCGGAACAAGGAGGAGGTAATGGTTTGAAATATCCTACGCAACGTGTTTTCAACTTTGGTTTTCAGATGACTATTAATAATAACCGTTAATTTGAATAAAATGAAAAAGATATATAATATTTTGTTATCGTTCGTATTTGCCGGCTGTCTCTTGGGCTCATGTGATTATCTGGATATTGTGCCGAATGAAACAGCCAATGAAGAAGATGCATTTGCTTCGGAACAAGCTGCATTGAACTATCTGTATTCCTGTTATTCCTTTATGCCTGCTTATCAGAATTCGCATACTTTTATCGGATATGCAGGAGATGAAATAGTAAGCTGTTTCAACGGAGAACCTATTAAACTATATTTTCAGGGAGGATATACTTCAGGAAATATCGGCAATGTGGATGCGACATACAGTAATATGTATAAAGGTATACGGCAATGTTATCTGTTGAAGAAGAATATTGCGTCCGTTCCGGGATTGAGTGATGATAAGATTAATGATTTCGCCAATCAGGCGGATTTTCTGATTGCTTATTATCATTCGGTATTGATGCAGCATTATGGTCCTATCATCTTGGTAAAAGAATTACCGGATATGAATACACCTTATGACAAGATGGCAGCCCGTTCTCCTTATGACGAATGTGTGGACTGGGTATCAGAACAATTCAGAATCGTATCGGAGAAATTGCCTACGGAACGTATGGGATCTTCTTACGGACTGGCAACTAGTGTAGCTGCCAAAGCGCTGAGGGCCCGATTGTTGCTTTATGCTGCTTCTCCTCTATTCAATGGAAACTCGGAATATTACAGTGACTTTGCCAACAATGACGGCACCTTATTGATGTCTCAAACATATAGTAAAGAGAAATATAAAGTAGCTGCCGATGCAGCTTTGGAAGCAATAAACTTTGCAGAAGATCACGGATACAGATTATATTACGTTGGCGATGATGCCATTGGTACAGCCACCTATCCGTATCCGAAAGATCCTATCCAAAGACAGCTGCGTCTTACATACCTGGACAAGAACGGAACTAAGGAGGTACTTTGGGCAAATACCCGCTTGGAAGAAATGTATAGCATACAGAATAAATCCATTCCTTATCTTTCTTTTGGAGGAGGATATGGTCCGTCTCTGACAATGGTAGAACGATTCTATACCGAAAATGGTCTTCCGATTGACCAAGACCCGACGTATGACTATGAAAATCGTTTTCAGACTACTATTTTGGATGATGATACACGCGGAGAGGGAATAACTTTGAAATTGAACGATCATCGTGAGCCGCGTTTCTATGCCTGGATATCTTTCCATAATGGCTTTTACGAATGTCAGACGGAGAATGTAGTAGCCGACGGTACCAAAGGTATTACTTATCAGGATAAAATGGACCGTTCCGACCGTAAACAACGCAAAAGATGGTTGACACAGTACAAGAAGGAAGACAACAGTGGCAAAATGAACAGAGGAAATAACTACTCTCCAACCGGTTATCTGAATAAGAAAGGGGTTCATCCGGGATCGGCTGCCCGTAAGTCGGACAACGTGCCTTCCTTGAGATATCCGTTGCCTATCATTCGTTTGGGTGAGTTGTATCTGGATTATGCAGAGGCTTGTGTCGGATATGGTGATGCTAGTTATGTGGCTGAAGGCATGAAGAAATTGAACGTAATCCGTGAGCGTGCCGGCATTGACCCTGTACTGACTGCTTGGGCGAAGGCAAAGGAGCCGTTGACAGATTATTCTTCCGTAGGCCCCGATGGTCGTTTGATGCAGATTGTATGTCAGGAACGTATGATTGAACTTTATATGGAGACTCATAATTTCTGGGATCTTCGTCGCTGGAAGTTGGGGGAAAAATACTTTGGTGTATATCCGAGAGGATTAAATGTGGAAGCTACCAAAGATGAGGACTTCTTCAAGGATACACAAATGACAAGTCACATTCGTGAATTCCGTACTCCGGCGAATTATTTGATGCCTATTCCGGTAGATCAGGTAAGTAATAACCCGCAAATGGTGCAGAATCCGGGCTATTAACGGTAAGATGAAGGCAGAATCTGTTTTGAAGTTTTTTGAAACAGATTCTGTTTCTATTATTTGCTAAGTGTCTTATTTTATGGATATTTATTTTTATCTTTGCTGCACGTTTTTCCATAAATTATGATACAGAAAATTAAAACTGTTCCTTTTCAGTAAGGGGAACTTAATTAATGAATGTATTTATTACATAACGAACTTAATTTTATAGTGATGAACAACAAACACTGCATTTTTTTGTCAGGGGTAGCCGCCTTGGTAACATTGCCCTCCTTTGCTCAGAGTAAAGGGGCGTCTGAGAAGCCTATGAATATTTTGTATATAATGAGTGACGACCACTCATTTCAGACTATCAGTGCCTACGATCACCGTTTTATAGAGACACCCAATATCGACCGTATCGGCAATGAAGGAGTTGTCTTTACCAATAGTTTTGTGGCAAACTCTATAAGCGGGCCCAGCCGTGCGTGTATGTTGACGGGAAAACATAGCCATAAGAATGGTTTTATAGATAATGCGCATCGGTTTGACGGAAGCCAACAGACCTTCCCTAAGCTGTTGCAGAAGGCAGGTTATCAGACTGCTATTGTTGGTAAATGGCATCTTACCTCTAATCCCACGGGATTCGATTATTGGAATATTCTGATTGGTCAGGGTGATTATTACAATCCTTATTTTATAGATAATGGTAAGAAAGTGCAGATAGAAGGGTATGCCACCAATATCACTACGGACTTGGCGCTGGAATGGCTGGAGAACAAACGGGAGAAAGAAAAACCGTTCTGTCTGTTGTTGCATCATAAAGCCCCGCACCGTACATGGATGCCCGACACTTGTGACTTGGGAGCGTTTGATAAGGTGAAGTTTCCATTGCCGGAAAATTTCTATGATAAATATGAAGGCCGTATAGCTGCTTCCGAACAGGAGATGAACATATTCAAGGATATGGACCTTGTCTATGACCTGAAAATGGCGGATAAAGAAAATGAGATTCATACAAAAACTGGATTGGAAGGTTATGGACGCGCTATGTATAAGCGTATGAATCCGCAACAAAAAGCTGCCTGGGATGCTTATTATGACCCTATTATCAAAGATTTTAAAGCCCGGAAACTGGAAGGCAAGGAACTGGCGGAGTGGAAGTATCAACGTTATATGCATGATTATTTGAGTGTGATTCGTTCGGTCGACCGCAATATCGGACGGGTGTTGAAGTATCTCGAAGAAAAAGGGCTTCTGGAAAATACATTGGTGGTTTATACTTCCGACCAGGGATTCTATATGGGAGAACACGGTTGGTTTGACAAACGCTTTATGTACGAGGAGTCATTCCGTACTCCGTTGTTAGCCCGTTTTCCTCATGGCAAGAAAGGAAAAGTGTCGCAAATGGTTCAGAATATAGACTATGCACCTACCTTCTTAGAAATGGCGGGAGTAGATATTCCGGAAGATATTCAGGGGGTATCTTTGTTGCCTTTGCTGAAAGGAGAACGTCCTAAGGACTGGCGTAAGTCCCTTTACTATCATTTCTATGAATATCCGGCGGAACATGCGGTGAAACGTCATTATGGTGTGCGTACCGAACGCTATAAGCTGATACATTTTTATAATGATATTGATGCGTGGGAGCTGTATGACCTGAAAAAAGATCCGCATGAAATGCATAATTTGTTTGGGAAGCCCGGTTATGAAAAGATAACTGAAAAACTGAAAGGGGAATTGGTAAAGCTTCAGACTCAGTATGACGATCCTATTGAATCTCAATTAAAAAAATAAAGTATTATGAATGCCAAGGAATTTGTACAAATAGTAAAGAAGATGTTTTCTAAAGGACTGACTCCGGAGGAAAAAATAAAATTAGCGGATGAAGGACCGGTGTGCCGTTTATTACTAAGACAGTGGGATAAATTCTTTGGCACTTCTATTGAAAACAAAAAAATTGAGGAGGAGATATGGACCAACATTACGGATGTATGTTGGAATCACAAACCTGCAAAGAAAAAATTGTCAGGCTATAATCGGGGTTTTAGGATTCTGGCTGCCGCCGCTTGTCTTTTGCTGGTCGTAGGTACGTGGTATCTGATTACTTCAAGAGCTTCTTTAGAGACAATAATCTTGGGACCGGCCGATACGCGTATGACGTATGTCCTTCCGGATAGTTCGGTGGTATGGCTCGCTGCGGGAAGTACGCTTTCATATCAGGACGATTTTTTGAAAGAGCGCAAAGTGGTCTTAGAGGGAGAAACGTCTTTTGAGGTGAAAAAGATGACAGGAGGCAGTCCTTTCAGGGTTTATTTCAAAGATGCGCTTGTGGAAGTCAAAGGGACGGAATTTAATATAAAGTCTGATGATGAAGTAGCGGAGGTGACTCTCTTTACCGGAAAAATAGATTTTCAGGTGACGGGGCAAGAGGCCATAGAGGTGAAGCCTGCTCAACGCATCACTTACTATATTGATTCAAAGACGATTGAAACCGAGACGTTGGATATTGAAGGATATGACTGGAGAAAAGAAGAGTATAACTTTACGGATAAGCCGCTTGGTGAACTGATAAACTTAATCAATAAGAAGTATCATACGAAAGTGTGTTTCGAGAATAAAAAGAATAGGGATAATCTGTTTACGGGAACTATTCGTAAAGATGAAGAATTAGCGAAGGTATTGCGGAAAATCTCTATCAGTTTTGGATTAAATACAAGGCAGGAGAAGGATACGATTATTCTTTATTGAGTATCCATAAAATAATACTGGTAAGAAAGCAGTTACATTTGTCATAACTGGATTATAAAAAGGCTGTCCCGGAATGAAACACGGGACAGCCTTTTCTGTATCAATATCCGTCCTATTGGCGGTAGACTTTCAGATTGGTAATCTGACTTTTGAAGTTACCTGTTTCCTGTAATGGGAAAACTAATGTACGAACGTAATTCATGGAATCTTTTCCACCATTATAAAAGCGTTTCTGTATATTTAGTTCTTCTACGATTTTTCCATTTATATGCAGGCGGGTGACGCGGTTGTCTCCGCTAATACCTACTGTTGCATGTTCGCCGGGCATGATACGGTAGTTGAAAGTGTTGAGATAGCCGTCGCGTGCAAAGCCCAACATTCCACTTATCGGATCAGATAAATAGAATACGGCGTCAGGAGAACGGAACAGTTCTGTACCTTTTGCTTCATCAGCTCCTTTTATATCAAAAGATACCAGATAATTATACCCGATTTCCCGATAGGGAAGAGTACGGTTGGGGGTAACAGCTGCCTGTTCGTAAACCAGGCCGGGAGCTTTTCCGATTCTTCCGAGTTGATTCACACCCGGAGCTTCGCTTAGTAAATTGCGTTGTTCATTGAAACTGTCATAGGGAGTTGTGACTTGTTTGCCTGTCCACATTTTAACGGCTAGTGTCTGCAAAGCCGGGTAAACCCGGTGATGAATATCCTTATTGGAAATGCCGTTACCCACATGGTCGTTCCATACAGCAAACATTCCTCCTAAAATATTCGGGTCCTTTTCTTCAAACACGGCTTTGCCTATCTGTGCAGGAGTCCATTTCTCGTATAGTGATTTGGTATTCAGATAATCATAATAATATCC
The nucleotide sequence above comes from Bacteroides caccae. Encoded proteins:
- a CDS encoding FecR family protein, producing the protein MNAKEFVQIVKKMFSKGLTPEEKIKLADEGPVCRLLLRQWDKFFGTSIENKKIEEEIWTNITDVCWNHKPAKKKLSGYNRGFRILAAAACLLLVVGTWYLITSRASLETIILGPADTRMTYVLPDSSVVWLAAGSTLSYQDDFLKERKVVLEGETSFEVKKMTGGSPFRVYFKDALVEVKGTEFNIKSDDEVAEVTLFTGKIDFQVTGQEAIEVKPAQRITYYIDSKTIETETLDIEGYDWRKEEYNFTDKPLGELINLINKKYHTKVCFENKKNRDNLFTGTIRKDEELAKVLRKISISFGLNTRQEKDTIILY
- a CDS encoding TonB-dependent receptor translates to MKESMCSRWHLRLIVLLILFFPLTLSAAQGRVTVKGQSITLRQAIKIIESSSNFKFFFNPSDLDALPGKNLDCEGEISDVLKEVFAGSGISYVIMGDDIILKLEKKAASTQQKKVEIVGGVVDARSGESVVGATVRVKDVNSGVITDMDGKFTIKATPGDVLVISYIGYETKEVKVVNGKVLLVELVEDAKQLEEVVVTAYGSGQKKASMVGSVQAIRPAELQVPSASLSNSFAGRLAGVIAVQRTGQPGADGSDFYIRGISTMNGATNPLIILDGVEISSGDLDNLDPEIIDGFSILKDATATAMYGTRGANGVMIITTKSGRNIDKPIINFRVEGQITSPTSKPKFVDGATYMDLFNESLLNGGSTESPYSAEEIAGTRAGLNPYAYPNVNWYDELFKDQAFNQNFNVNIRGGGKRVDYFSSVTVNHETGMIKNRSKDFFSYNNNINVMRYSFQNNINAYLGKDSRLSLRLNVQLRKTKQPNISMNDLFAGAINTSPVEAPIYFPDDGVTTHIKWGVNDRLKPGQQQNPVAQLASGYQDNFRSTVVAALEFEQKLNFITEGLRFKALASFKNWSSTTNSASAGWNKYHLQDFSVDDNGVYSFVTRLQNESGGEVSTDLKPGVANSGDRRFYFQAIMDYNRTFGKHDVNAMFIYNQDELVTQLFSGDLIAALPKRKQGVAARLSYAYDGKYLAEVNMGYNGSENFAKGHRWGFFPSIAVGYNISEEAFFEPLKNVFSNMKIRASWGLVGNDNIGGARFVYMPTINLTGTGYTTGLDGDITYKGPVYSRYGNPEVTWEVGKKVNVGLDLQLFNSLNLTMDYFHETRTDIFQERGTIPQYLGTAGTKVFGNLAAMKNQGFDFAADFNKKIGKDWFISFKGTFTYAHNEITKYDESPKYAFQSKVGQSANIPSIMISDGLFKDPDDVKNSNQQIGGNLSAGDIKYVNISKLYGYDDDIVDISDWVWAKNPTVPEIVYGFGPSIRWKNLDFSFFFQGVAKVSLVMSDFHPFGDNSLRNVLTWIADDRWSPDNQNINATYPRLTRDTSVNNTQRSDYWLRNAAFIKLKNAEIGYTYKNMRFYVSGMNLATFSPFKHWDPEQGGGNGLKYPTQRVFNFGFQMTINNNR
- a CDS encoding sulfatase family protein → MNNKHCIFLSGVAALVTLPSFAQSKGASEKPMNILYIMSDDHSFQTISAYDHRFIETPNIDRIGNEGVVFTNSFVANSISGPSRACMLTGKHSHKNGFIDNAHRFDGSQQTFPKLLQKAGYQTAIVGKWHLTSNPTGFDYWNILIGQGDYYNPYFIDNGKKVQIEGYATNITTDLALEWLENKREKEKPFCLLLHHKAPHRTWMPDTCDLGAFDKVKFPLPENFYDKYEGRIAASEQEMNIFKDMDLVYDLKMADKENEIHTKTGLEGYGRAMYKRMNPQQKAAWDAYYDPIIKDFKARKLEGKELAEWKYQRYMHDYLSVIRSVDRNIGRVLKYLEEKGLLENTLVVYTSDQGFYMGEHGWFDKRFMYEESFRTPLLARFPHGKKGKVSQMVQNIDYAPTFLEMAGVDIPEDIQGVSLLPLLKGERPKDWRKSLYYHFYEYPAEHAVKRHYGVRTERYKLIHFYNDIDAWELYDLKKDPHEMHNLFGKPGYEKITEKLKGELVKLQTQYDDPIESQLKK
- a CDS encoding RagB/SusD family nutrient uptake outer membrane protein, translated to MKKIYNILLSFVFAGCLLGSCDYLDIVPNETANEEDAFASEQAALNYLYSCYSFMPAYQNSHTFIGYAGDEIVSCFNGEPIKLYFQGGYTSGNIGNVDATYSNMYKGIRQCYLLKKNIASVPGLSDDKINDFANQADFLIAYYHSVLMQHYGPIILVKELPDMNTPYDKMAARSPYDECVDWVSEQFRIVSEKLPTERMGSSYGLATSVAAKALRARLLLYAASPLFNGNSEYYSDFANNDGTLLMSQTYSKEKYKVAADAALEAINFAEDHGYRLYYVGDDAIGTATYPYPKDPIQRQLRLTYLDKNGTKEVLWANTRLEEMYSIQNKSIPYLSFGGGYGPSLTMVERFYTENGLPIDQDPTYDYENRFQTTILDDDTRGEGITLKLNDHREPRFYAWISFHNGFYECQTENVVADGTKGITYQDKMDRSDRKQRKRWLTQYKKEDNSGKMNRGNNYSPTGYLNKKGVHPGSAARKSDNVPSLRYPLPIIRLGELYLDYAEACVGYGDASYVAEGMKKLNVIRERAGIDPVLTAWAKAKEPLTDYSSVGPDGRLMQIVCQERMIELYMETHNFWDLRRWKLGEKYFGVYPRGLNVEATKDEDFFKDTQMTSHIREFRTPANYLMPIPVDQVSNNPQMVQNPGY